One window of Nostoc sp. C052 genomic DNA carries:
- a CDS encoding SRPBCC family protein → MSDWLEHTVQVEVEAPIDLVWSLWSDLEQMPRWMKWIDSVKIPPDNPDISLWKLKTGSLEFNWQSRILKVVPNQIIQWESVDGLPNQGAIRFYDRHNSSIVKMTISYAIPGIIGKIMDNLFLGRIVESTIQADLERFKEYALNIKSS, encoded by the coding sequence ATGTCAGACTGGTTAGAGCATACTGTGCAGGTAGAAGTAGAGGCTCCCATAGATTTAGTATGGAGCCTCTGGTCTGATTTGGAGCAAATGCCTCGGTGGATGAAGTGGATTGATTCAGTGAAAATTCCGCCGGATAATCCAGATATATCTCTTTGGAAATTAAAGACGGGTAGTCTAGAATTTAATTGGCAATCCCGAATTCTCAAAGTTGTTCCCAACCAAATTATCCAATGGGAATCGGTTGATGGTTTGCCGAATCAGGGAGCAATTCGCTTTTACGATCGCCACAATAGTAGCATTGTGAAAATGACTATTTCCTACGCCATTCCCGGCATTATTGGCAAAATTATGGATAACTTATTTTTGGGACGGATAGTTGAATCGACAATTCAAGCTGATTTGGAAAGGTTTAAAGAATATGCGTTAAACATTAAATCTAGTTAA
- the zds gene encoding 9,9'-di-cis-zeta-carotene desaturase yields MRVAIVGAGLAGLATAIDLADAGCEVEIFESRPFVGGKVGSWVDGDGNHLEMGLHVFFGCYYQLFDLMKKVGVLENLRLKEHTHTFINKGGQTGALDFRFLTGAPFNGLKAFFTTSQLSLQDKLQNAIALGTSPIVRGLVDFNGAMKTIRNLDKISFADWFRSHGGSNGSIKRLWNPIAYALGFIDCENMSARCMLTIFQLFAVRTEASVLRMLEGSPYEYLHKPILEYLEVRGTKVYTRRQVREIQFTESDEQTRVTGIAVAQGDAVETITADAYVFACDVPGIQRILPQEWRKWSEFDNIYKLDAVPVATVQLRFDGWVTELKDKEQRKQLNHAAGIDNLLYTADADFSCFADLALTSPADYYRPGQGSLLQLVLTPGDPFIAQSNEAIAQHVLKQVHELFPSSRELNMTWYSVVKLAQSLYREAPGMDAYRPNQKTPVDNFFLAGSYTQQDYIDSMEGATISGRRAAKVILESLKK; encoded by the coding sequence ATGCGTGTTGCAATCGTAGGTGCGGGACTGGCTGGACTAGCAACCGCAATAGATCTAGCTGATGCTGGTTGTGAAGTCGAGATTTTTGAGTCTCGTCCGTTTGTGGGTGGTAAAGTTGGCAGTTGGGTTGATGGAGATGGCAACCATCTAGAAATGGGGCTGCATGTATTTTTCGGGTGCTACTACCAACTATTTGACTTAATGAAGAAAGTGGGGGTGTTAGAAAACTTACGCCTCAAGGAACATACCCACACTTTCATTAACAAAGGGGGCCAGACTGGTGCTTTAGATTTTCGCTTTCTTACAGGTGCGCCTTTCAATGGTTTAAAGGCATTTTTCACTACTTCCCAACTATCGTTGCAGGATAAATTGCAAAATGCGATCGCTTTGGGTACTAGTCCGATAGTGCGCGGATTGGTAGACTTTAACGGGGCGATGAAAACCATCCGCAATTTGGATAAAATTAGCTTTGCTGATTGGTTCCGCAGTCATGGTGGCAGTAATGGCAGCATTAAGCGTCTGTGGAATCCCATTGCCTACGCATTGGGGTTTATTGATTGCGAAAATATGTCTGCCCGTTGTATGTTAACGATATTCCAGTTATTTGCAGTCAGAACTGAAGCTTCAGTTTTACGAATGCTGGAAGGTTCCCCTTATGAATATTTACACAAGCCCATTCTGGAATATCTGGAAGTTAGAGGCACTAAAGTTTACACACGTCGGCAGGTGCGGGAAATTCAGTTTACTGAGTCAGATGAACAAACCCGCGTCACTGGTATAGCAGTCGCCCAAGGCGATGCCGTAGAAACTATCACTGCTGATGCTTACGTTTTTGCCTGTGATGTTCCAGGAATTCAACGCATCTTACCCCAGGAGTGGCGTAAGTGGTCAGAATTTGACAATATTTACAAACTTGATGCAGTGCCAGTGGCGACAGTGCAGTTACGCTTCGATGGTTGGGTAACGGAACTGAAGGATAAAGAGCAACGTAAACAGCTAAACCACGCGGCTGGAATTGATAATTTACTTTACACAGCCGATGCTGACTTTTCTTGTTTTGCCGATTTGGCGTTGACTAGCCCTGCTGATTATTATCGCCCAGGACAGGGATCTTTGTTACAGCTAGTGCTGACACCGGGAGATCCGTTTATTGCCCAAAGTAATGAAGCGATCGCACAGCATGTCCTCAAGCAAGTCCATGAACTGTTTCCCTCATCGCGGGAGCTAAATATGACTTGGTACAGTGTGGTAAAACTCGCTCAGTCTCTCTACCGAGAAGCGCCAGGAATGGATGCGTACCGTCCCAACCAAAAAACACCAGTAGATAACTTCTTCCTTGCTGGCAGTTATACTCAGCAAGATTACATCGACAGTATGGAAGGTGCTACTATTTCTGGACGGCGTGCGGCAAAAGTAATTTTAGAGAGTTTGAAGAAATAA
- a CDS encoding CopG family transcriptional regulator has protein sequence MIMTNKKWAVKRITVNLATQEAEKLEKYCQQTGRPATDVIRELIRSLPVSDDSKDANK, from the coding sequence ATGATAATGACAAATAAAAAATGGGCCGTTAAACGCATAACAGTAAATCTCGCAACACAGGAAGCGGAAAAACTAGAAAAATATTGTCAGCAAACAGGTAGACCTGCAACTGACGTGATTCGTGAACTCATTAGAAGTTTGCCTGTCTCCGACGATAGTAAAGATGCAAATAAGTAA
- a CDS encoding iron-sulfur cluster assembly accessory protein translates to MTQAIQAQQRGILLSEAALHQVKSLRDKQGTDFCLRVGVRQGGCSGMSYMMDFEDTSKITPQDEVFDYDGFKIVSDRKSLLYLYGLMLDYSDAMIGGGFQFTNPNANQTCGCGKSFGV, encoded by the coding sequence ATGACACAAGCAATTCAGGCTCAACAACGCGGAATTCTGTTGAGCGAAGCCGCATTGCACCAGGTAAAATCCCTCCGGGACAAGCAAGGCACAGACTTCTGCTTACGGGTAGGAGTGCGTCAGGGTGGCTGTTCTGGGATGTCTTACATGATGGACTTTGAAGACACTAGCAAGATCACCCCCCAGGATGAAGTTTTTGACTATGATGGCTTCAAAATTGTCAGCGATCGCAAGAGTCTTTTATATCTCTACGGCTTAATGCTCGATTATAGCGATGCCATGATTGGCGGTGGTTTCCAATTCACTAACCCCAATGCTAACCAAACTTGTGGTTGCGGCAAGTCATTTGGGGTGTAA
- a CDS encoding M48 family metallopeptidase, whose product MTQTVESLFDTGLERYKAGESVESLIPVFKEVCDRAPKTSAAWVCLTWLYLLDNKPNLAYKAGQKAVKLNPQDPQARINLALAMLETGQKGLREHIDIAQQLIFVNEEWSDEIKNSIEDGLSRKPDWQSLKKVKNWLFEE is encoded by the coding sequence ATGACTCAAACAGTTGAATCCCTGTTTGATACAGGTTTAGAACGCTATAAAGCTGGAGAATCAGTAGAATCTTTAATCCCTGTGTTTAAAGAAGTGTGCGATCGCGCTCCTAAAACTAGTGCTGCTTGGGTTTGTTTAACGTGGTTGTATCTACTTGATAACAAACCCAATCTGGCTTACAAAGCTGGACAGAAAGCAGTCAAGTTAAATCCACAAGATCCCCAAGCCAGAATAAATCTCGCCCTAGCAATGCTAGAAACAGGTCAAAAAGGTTTACGAGAACACATTGACATAGCACAGCAGTTGATTTTTGTCAATGAAGAATGGAGTGATGAAATAAAAAATAGTATTGAAGACGGTTTAAGTAGAAAACCAGATTGGCAGAGTTTGAAAAAAGTCAAAAATTGGTTGTTTGAAGAATGA
- a CDS encoding TIGR01777 family oxidoreductase — MKVAITGATGFVGNLLVQRLHAKGHKIVVLTRNTAFAQKVFPSEAFPNIEIVAYTPNASGSWQSVISSCDGVVNLAGEPIGEGRWTPERKQEILNSRKLGTQKIVEAIANANPKPTVLINASAIGYYGTSETATFDETSLSGNDFLAQVCQAWEAEATKVKDSGVRLVILRFGIVLGNGGALGKMIPPFKLFAGGPIGSGRQWFSWIHVNDLVNLILQALSKSEIEGIYNATAPNPVRMADLSQTLGQVMNRPSWLPVPAFAIEALLGDGAIVVLEGQQVIPKRTVETGFEYKYPNLQSALTQILN; from the coding sequence ATGAAAGTCGCAATTACTGGAGCAACAGGATTTGTTGGTAATCTTTTGGTACAACGACTCCACGCTAAAGGTCATAAGATCGTAGTATTAACTCGGAACACCGCCTTTGCTCAAAAGGTTTTTCCATCTGAAGCTTTTCCCAATATAGAAATTGTTGCCTATACACCAAATGCATCCGGTTCTTGGCAAAGTGTCATCTCTAGTTGTGATGGTGTAGTTAATTTGGCAGGAGAACCCATTGGTGAAGGACGTTGGACACCTGAACGGAAACAAGAAATCCTTAATAGTCGAAAGTTAGGCACACAAAAAATAGTTGAGGCAATAGCTAACGCTAACCCCAAACCTACAGTTTTAATTAACGCTTCCGCTATTGGTTACTACGGCACCAGTGAAACAGCCACCTTTGATGAAACAAGTCTGTCTGGTAACGATTTTCTAGCCCAAGTCTGCCAAGCCTGGGAAGCAGAGGCAACAAAGGTAAAAGATAGTGGTGTAAGGCTAGTAATTCTGCGTTTTGGGATTGTTTTGGGCAATGGTGGTGCTTTAGGTAAAATGATTCCGCCTTTCAAACTCTTCGCGGGTGGGCCTATTGGCAGCGGGCGTCAGTGGTTCTCATGGATTCACGTAAACGACTTAGTTAACCTAATTTTGCAAGCTTTAAGTAAATCGGAAATAGAAGGTATATATAATGCCACTGCCCCTAACCCGGTTCGGATGGCAGATTTAAGCCAAACTTTGGGACAAGTTATGAATCGCCCTTCTTGGTTGCCTGTTCCTGCTTTTGCGATCGAAGCTCTTTTAGGAGACGGGGCTATAGTAGTTTTAGAAGGTCAGCAAGTCATTCCAAAACGCACCGTAGAAACTGGCTTTGAGTACAAATATCCTAATTTGCAATCAGCATTAACACAAATTCTTAATTAA
- a CDS encoding FHA domain-containing protein: MTGYDTKQILINYSSTDLSMAAETNENHLLIIEDDQGRKEFSLEHPVYSIGRDRECNIRLMSQFVSRRHATLVRLPREHNSHSYYYRIVDGDVKGKPSSNGLMINGRKIPAHDLRNEDEIVFGPQVRAIYYLLRNTQRLGQTDSSEYDITLINPGMAEDLEDIGE, encoded by the coding sequence ATGACAGGATACGATACTAAACAAATCTTGATTAATTATAGTTCCACCGATTTGTCAATGGCAGCAGAAACCAATGAAAACCATCTACTGATTATTGAAGACGATCAAGGTCGCAAAGAATTTTCTCTAGAGCACCCCGTCTACTCTATCGGTAGAGATCGCGAATGTAATATCCGTTTGATGTCGCAGTTTGTCTCCCGCCGCCATGCCACATTAGTGAGATTGCCACGAGAGCATAATAGTCATAGCTACTATTACCGGATTGTAGATGGCGATGTCAAAGGTAAGCCTAGTTCTAACGGTTTGATGATTAATGGACGCAAGATACCAGCCCACGATCTCAGAAATGAAGACGAGATCGTTTTTGGCCCTCAAGTACGTGCCATTTATTACCTTTTAAGAAACACCCAACGTTTAGGACAAACGGATTCGAGTGAATACGACATTACACTAATAAACCCCGGTATGGCCGAGGATTTAGAGGATATAGGAGAGTGA